In Mucilaginibacter celer, one DNA window encodes the following:
- a CDS encoding fructosamine kinase family protein, translating into MVQNLIPVSLINNLQNKLDITITGVNTVSGGDINHLYKLQGADNDYLLKLNDRYAYPGMFLKEKEGLSAISKTASVAVPQIILQGDFEAYSYLVLQWIDAVPGNSASSAMLGTQLAQMHGNTDSRFGFFADNYMGSLAQSNRWHNTWSGFFIEERLQPMVKMAVDKNELTKADVRLFEEVYKKLPSLFDEEPPSLIHGDLWSGNYLIGTDGVPYLIDPAVSYSNREFDIAMTTLFGGFDNVFYQAYHEAFPLPKGWQQRLKLWNLYPLLIHVNLFGGGYARQVRQNLSSFI; encoded by the coding sequence ATGGTTCAAAATCTGATTCCTGTTTCGCTGATCAATAATCTTCAGAACAAGCTCGATATAACGATAACCGGTGTTAATACAGTTAGCGGCGGAGATATAAACCATCTATACAAATTGCAAGGGGCTGATAATGATTATTTGTTAAAGTTGAATGACAGGTATGCTTATCCCGGTATGTTTTTAAAAGAAAAGGAAGGCTTATCAGCAATCAGCAAAACTGCCTCGGTAGCAGTTCCCCAGATTATTTTACAGGGCGATTTTGAGGCTTATAGTTATTTGGTTTTGCAATGGATTGATGCGGTACCGGGGAACAGCGCATCATCGGCAATGCTTGGTACCCAACTCGCTCAAATGCATGGTAACACCGATAGCCGCTTTGGTTTTTTTGCTGATAACTATATGGGGTCATTAGCGCAAAGCAACAGATGGCACAATACCTGGAGTGGTTTTTTTATTGAAGAACGCCTGCAACCTATGGTTAAAATGGCAGTTGATAAAAATGAATTAACCAAAGCAGATGTACGTTTATTTGAAGAGGTATATAAAAAGCTCCCCTCACTTTTTGATGAAGAGCCACCATCGCTTATTCACGGTGATCTTTGGTCTGGAAATTATCTCATCGGTACTGATGGTGTTCCATACCTTATTGATCCGGCTGTGAGCTACAGTAACCGCGAGTTTGATATTGCCATGACAACCCTGTTTGGTGGCTTCGATAACGTTTTTTACCAGGCCTATCACGAGGCGTTCCCTTTACCGAAAGGCTGGCAGCAACGCCTCAAACTTTGGAATTTATACCCTTTGCTTATACACGTAAACCTGTTTGGCGGCGGCTATGCCCGGCAGGTGAGGCAAAATCTCTCCTCGTTTATTTAA
- a CDS encoding zinc ribbon domain-containing protein: MENQIPAAVVPAERCTYCNTEIKAEDTFCTQCGYPVKGTETEQNHFISEREIQEIDLFTYNKSLRQATNTLYYLSGIFVFAALIYFGLHKDDPDVVAVVITNIIMAAIFLVLGSYSKRKPLACLVSGLSLYVIVQVLNAVVSPTSLLQGILVKIIIIGYMIRGIKSAMDVEKIRKENNIA, translated from the coding sequence ATGGAAAATCAAATTCCTGCAGCGGTTGTACCGGCCGAAAGATGCACATACTGTAATACCGAAATTAAAGCGGAAGATACCTTTTGTACGCAATGCGGTTATCCTGTAAAAGGTACTGAAACCGAGCAAAACCACTTTATCTCGGAGCGCGAGATACAGGAAATAGATCTGTTTACCTACAATAAATCATTAAGGCAGGCTACAAATACCTTGTATTACCTCTCGGGTATTTTTGTATTTGCTGCTTTGATATATTTCGGTCTTCATAAAGACGACCCCGACGTTGTGGCTGTAGTTATCACCAATATTATCATGGCTGCTATATTTTTGGTATTGGGCAGCTATAGTAAGCGTAAACCTTTAGCCTGCCTCGTATCAGGCCTCTCGCTTTATGTTATTGTACAGGTTTTGAACGCCGTGGTTTCTCCTACAAGCCTTTTGCAGGGAATACTCGTTAAGATCATCATCATTGGTTACATGATCAGAGGTATTAAATCTGCCATGGACGTAGAAAAAATTCGTAAAGAAAATAATATCGCTTAA
- a CDS encoding CPBP family glutamic-type intramembrane protease, producing MITEEQEISQTRYCSQCGALNFISVRFCGSCGHRQSEINAEQSRPNNWQQLQQAALFYGINILVCALSSFVNYFKDIGWSLIVEVVIAGTAVIFFAYNWDDCKKLLRWPSFSWQKLAGYCAIAMIGGVIVHYSVTWINVTVFSRDGDYYSTFKGLPGGAFLLIFFLAVTPALFEELGFRGYLLKNLLNIADTGQAVFMSAFLFAIIHFSFISLFWLIPFALLLGYTRVKENTIWYGICIHFCFNLTACLFELL from the coding sequence TTGATTACCGAAGAGCAGGAAATATCTCAAACAAGGTACTGTAGCCAGTGCGGGGCACTCAATTTTATAAGTGTAAGGTTTTGTGGCAGTTGCGGTCACCGGCAATCAGAAATAAATGCCGAACAAAGCCGCCCGAATAACTGGCAGCAGCTACAGCAGGCCGCGCTGTTTTACGGCATCAACATACTGGTTTGCGCGCTATCATCATTTGTTAATTATTTTAAAGACATTGGCTGGTCGTTGATCGTTGAAGTTGTTATTGCCGGTACAGCCGTCATTTTTTTTGCTTATAACTGGGATGATTGTAAAAAACTGTTGCGCTGGCCTTCATTTTCGTGGCAAAAACTGGCCGGTTATTGCGCCATTGCCATGATAGGCGGTGTAATAGTTCATTACTCCGTTACCTGGATCAATGTAACCGTTTTCTCGCGCGATGGCGATTATTATTCAACTTTTAAAGGCTTGCCGGGTGGTGCTTTTTTGCTGATATTTTTCCTGGCGGTAACACCCGCCCTGTTCGAAGAGCTTGGCTTCAGAGGCTATCTGCTTAAAAACTTATTAAACATTGCTGATACCGGGCAGGCCGTTTTTATGTCGGCATTCCTGTTTGCCATTATCCATTTCAGTTTCATTTCTTTATTTTGGTTAATACCTTTCGCATTATTACTGGGTTATACCCGTGTTAAAGAAAACACCATCTGGTACGGGATCTGTATTCATTTTTGCTTTAACTTAACCGCCTGTTTATTTGAATTGCTATAG